TTCTATATGGTGTCTGTGTCACGTTTTCAAATCAAACCAGAGTGATACGGCGGCCTCACGCCGATGTGCATTTGATCTGTTGCAAGGCAGCATGTATGGCAGGCGAAAGTATGTTTGGAGTAACACCATGATCCGTCTTGTACCTGCATTGTTTGCCTGTGTGATTGCATTGGCAGCCTGTCAGCCGGCGGCACCGACAATCGGCGCGGATGGCAAACCGCTTCCGCGCGCTTACAAGATCACCGCCCGCGAGGCGAGCCAGATCCAGTTTCGCATGCTCGATTCGGTTAACGCCCTGCGCAACGCGGCAGGCCTGACATCGGTAGAGCTGAATTCGAATCTCAACGCTGCCGCGGCGACCCATTCGCGCGACATGCAGGTGCAGAACCGTCCCTGGCACTTCGGCTCCGACGGGTCGTCGCCGCTGGATCGTGTTCAGCGCGTCGGCTACACCGGCGAACTGGTTGGCGAGGTGATCTCGGAAACCTACGAGACAGAGCTTGAAACGCTAGGCGCGTGGATGGCGCAGCCCGATACCAAGCGTATCCTGATGGCGCCCGACGCGCGCGACATGGGATTCTCGTGGTACCAGGAAGATAACGGCAAGATCTGGTGGACGCTCGTTCTGGGCAAGCCCGCCACATCGACCTTCAACGCGGCTAGCTGATCACGGCATTCCCCGATCCGCCGGATCGGGGAGCCTTGCGTGTCCTCATGGACGAATGGCGATCGGCGTACCGTCGCCGACCATGGCATAGATCTTTTCGATCTGTTCGTTGTCCACAGCGATACATCCCCATGTCCAGTCGTCGCGATCCCGACGCAGGGGGTGTTTCTGGCCGTGGATAAAGATATCTCCGCCCGGCGACTTGCCCAGCGCCCGCGCGCGCGCGACGTCTTCCGAATTCGGGTAGGAAATACCCAAAGACAGATGGAAACGGCTGTTCGGGTTACGGCGGTCGATTCGGTACAGGCCTTCCGGCGTGCGCCCGTCACCTTCGTATTGTTTGTGCCCTTCGGGGGCAAAGCCAAGTCGGATCTGGTAGCGATCCAGAACCTTGTCTTCGTGCAGGAGGAACATCCGCCGCTCCTGCTTGTTCACCACGATAGCCGTGACTTCCGGCCCTGTGTACCTGCGAAACTTGCTGGGAGCGCTACTGCATGCGCCAAGAGACAGCGCTGCCGCCCCACCCATCATAAGATGTCTTCTTTTCATGTGCCTGCCGCCCATATCCGTTTTCGGAATTATGCCTTTCGCATAGCAAAGATTCCGTTAATCGCATAGGGATCACGTTTCCGTGTGGCGAAACCCTGCGATTTTCGCGCCACAGTGTCAGGCCAGCGAGAACTGCGCCGCCAGTTCGATATGCGGCGACCAGCGGAACTGGTCCACCGGCTGCACCCAGTCGAGCGTATATCCCGCTGCCACCAGCACTGCGGCATCGCGGGCAAAGGTCACAGGGTTACAGGACACGAAAGCGATCCGCGCCAGACCCGCGCGGGCAAGCTCGGCTGTCTGTGCCTCGGCACCGGCGCGGGGCGGGTCGATTACCGCGGCGTCGTATGTCTTGAATTCATCGGGCAGCAGCGGCCGGCGGAACAGATCCCGCGCGACATGGGTCACGGTCTTGACCCCCTTCGCCAAACGCCACCCCTTATCGAGGGCTGCAAGCATGGCCGCATCGCCTTCGACCGCGTGGACCGTCGCGCGGGTCGCCAGCGGCAGGGCGAAGGTGCCGCATCCCGCGAAAAGATCGACAATGCGGTCCGCGTCACCAACCGCTTCTTCGACGGCTGCCAACAGCGATGCCTCGGCATGGGCGGTCGCCTGAATGAACGCACCGGGGGGAAATGGGACTTCTGCGGGCCCGAATCTTTGCATCGGCGGCGTGCGCTGGGCGATCACCTCGTCTTCCCACGTCAGCCGCGCGATCCCGTGGTTTTCGCACAGGGCCGCAAGGGTCTGGCGCAGCGGCCCGTCCAGTGGCTTGCCCCCGTCCACCTGCACATCAAGCCCGCCGCGCGCGGTGGTCACGGTCACCGACAGGGCAGTCTTGCGGCTCGCACCTGCCAGCGCCAGCGCCTCGGCCAAGGGGAGCGCCTTCATCAGATCGGGATGCAAAAGCTTGCAATCGGGGATTTCAACGACGGTATCTGACGCCCGGCCATGAAAACCGACAAGCGCGCCCTTCTTGGTCCGGCGGGCTGCGAAGCTGGCCCTGCGCCGCGACTGCGCCGGAGAGGTCAGGATCGGCCTGACCTCGGTCCGCAGACCCTGCGCGGCAAGCGATTGCGTCACCACGCCTGTCTTCCACGCCGCGACCAGCCCGTCTGAGGCGTGTTGCAAGGTACAGCCCCCGCAGGACCGGAAATGGCGACAGGGCGGTGCGACACGCTCCGCCGACGGTTGATCTATCTTGATGTCGCGAAGGGTGGTCCCCTCCAGCGTTCCGGTCACACGTTCACCCGGCAGGGTCATCGGTGCGAAAACGGGGCCTTCGGCAATGCCGTCGCCATAAAGGCCAAGACGTTCGATCAGATGTTCACTCATGCCCCTGCCCTACTGTGCCGGAAGGGACAAAACCAGCCCCTATTCCGCCGCCTGAAGATCCAGAAAACCGCCCGACTGACGTTCCCAGTACTGCGCATAAAGCCCGCCATTGGCCAAAAGCGCCTCGTGCGAACCCGCCTCGACGATGCGGCCCTGCTCCAGCACGATGATCCGGTCCATTTCCTTGAGCGTGGAAAGCCGGTGCGCGATGGCCATCACGGTCTTGCCCTCCATCACCCGCTCCAGCGCGGACTGGATGGACGCTTCGACCTCGCTGTCCAGCGCGCTTGTCGCCTCGTCCAGGATCAGGATCGGCGCGTCCTTGATGATCGCGCGTGCAAGCGCGATGCGCTGACGCTGGCCGCCCGACAGTTTGACACCGCGCTCGCCCAGATGCGCGTCGTACCCTGTGCGCCCCTTGTGATCGTGAAGGTTCTGGATGAACTCATGCGCTTCGGCCTGTTTCGCCGCTGCGATCAGCTCTTCCTCGCTCGCCTCGGGCCGTCCGTAGAGGATGTTGTCACGGGCCGAACGATTGAACATCGCGGTTTCCTGCGTGACCATCGCGATGGACTTGCGCAGCGATTCCTGCGTGATGCTGCGAATGTCCTGCCCGTCGATCAGGATGCGTCCCTTTTCCGCCTCGTAGAGCCTGAGCAGAAGCGCCACGAGCGTCGATTTGCCCGCACCCGACGCGCCCACGACGCCCAGTTTCTCGCCCGCCGCGATGGTCAGATCGATCCCCTCGATCCCGCCGCTGTCGCGCCCGTAGGAGAATTTCAGCCCCTCGATCCGGACCTCTCCGCCACGGCCTTCCAGCGGCTGGGCATCTGCGCCGTCTTCCAGACGCACACGCGGGGTCAGCGTGCGCATCCCGTCCTCGACCTCGCCAATGTTGGCATAGATCGCCATCAGCGTGAAACTGACCCAACCGGTCATCTGTGCGATCCGGATAGAGATCGCGCCCGCCGCGGCGATGTCACCCGCGCTTGCCATGCCCCGCTGCCACAGCAGGATCGTCGCCCCGATAAGCAGCACCGGCAGAATGCCTGCGAGGCTCATCAATGCGAACCGGAAACCGGCGGCGAGATAGCCGAATTTCAGTGCGTTCCCCCGAAATGTCTCCATTGCGCCGAGCGCTGCACGGTCTTCGTGATCGTCATGGGCAAACAGCTTGACGGTCTTGATGTTGGTGATCGTATCGACCACCTGCCCCGACACCATCGCTCGCGCCCCCGCGCGCGCCGCCGAGCGTTTGCGAATGCGCGGCAGGAACCAGCGGATCAGCCCGAAATAGAGACACAACCAAACGGCAAGCCCCGCCGCCACCCACCAGTTGATCCCGCCAAGCAGCAGGACCGACCCGACCAAGGACGCCAGCGCGAAAGCGACCACGTTGATGACCTCGGACGCGACATCCGTGACCGCACGCGCGGCCTGCATCTGCTTTTGCGCAATGCGGCCCGCGAAGTCGTCATCGAAAAAGCTGATGTTCTGGCCCAATGACCAGCGGTGCAGACGGCTCAGGACCAGCGGATTCACGTTCGGCTGCACGATTATCGCGTTCGAGGCCGCGGAAAGCCCGAAAAACAACGGACGCGCAACCAGGAAGAACCCGATCGCCCCCGCGATCAGCAGCGCGTTGCTGCCGTCAAAGAACCCGTCCGGCCCGCTGGCCACCGCCGCGTCGATCACCCAGCCCAGAAACAGGGCTGTTCCCGCCTCCAGCGCACCCGCGATGGCGCTGAGCGCAGCGGCAAGACCGAGCGCAGGCCAGGCCCCGGACAGGCACCAGCGCATGAAAGCCCCCAGCGTTTGGGGGGGTGGGCCGTCCGCCGGACGGAAAGCGTTTATCATATTCTCGAACTTCACGGTGCCTCGTCTGCATCATCGTCTGCGTTCAGGAACCCGCCTGATTGGCGCGCCCAGAACTGTGCATATAGACCGCCTCGCGCCAAAAGCGCGTCATGGCTGCCATCTTCGACGATCCGGCCCTCATCCAGCACCAGAATCCTGTCCATTTGCGCGATCGTGGACAGGCGGTGCGCGATGGCGATCACCGTCTTGCCTTCCATCATCTGATACAGCGTTTCCTGGATCGCTGCCTCCACCTCGCTATCAAGCGCACTTGTAGCCTCGTCCAGCAGAAGGATCGGTGCGTCTTTCAGGATCACGCGGGCCAGTGTGATGCGCTGACGCTGACCGCCGGACAGTTTCACCCCCCGTTCGCCCACGCGCGAGGCATAGCCGGTGTTTCCTTCGGGGTCGGCCAGCCCTTCGATGAAGTCATGGGCCTGCGCCTCGCGCGCGGCGGCGATCACGTCGTCGCTGGTGGCCTCGGGCCTGCCGTAGAGGATGTTTTCGTGGACCGACCGGTGCAACAGCGCGCTATCCTGCTGGACCATCCCGATTTGCCTGCGCAGGCTGTCCTGCGTGACGCGGGTAATGTCCTGCCCGTCGATCAGAATTCGACCCTGTTCTGCATCGTAGAACCGCAAAAGCAGCTTCACCAGCGTCGATTTTCCCGCGCCCGAACGGCCCACCAGGCCGATCTTCTGACCGGGCGCGATGCTGAGATCGATACCCTCCAGACCACCCGACCGGCGCCCGTAATGGTGGGTCAGCCCCTCGATCTCGATCCGGCCCTCCGTAATCTGCAGCGGCTTTGCTTGCTGGTGATCGACCAGGGTTATCGGCTGCGCAATCGTCTCCATCCCCTCGGCCACCACGCCGAGTTGGCGGAAGAACGCGGAAAGCGCCCACATGATCCAAGCCGTCATCGAATTCAGTCGCAGTGTCAGCGTCGTTGCCGCCGCCACCGTGCCCACGCTCGCCTGACCATGCAGCCACAAGGCAAGCGCCAGGCCGACCACACCGACGATCAGCAATCCGTTCAGCGCGACCAGAACCATATCCATCGTGGTGAAAATACGCTGTTCGATCTGGAAGGTGCGCCGCGCCTCTTCGATGGCTTCCTTGGCATACCGCTCCTCGCGGTCGTGGTGGGCGAACATCTTGACCGAATGGATGTTCGTATAGGCGTCGACAACGCGCCCCGTGACCGCAGACCGCGCGTCTGATGCCGCTTTCGACGCCGGCCCGATCCGCGACAGCGCCCAGCGCGTCAGCAGAAGGTACAGCCCGAACCAGATCACCAGGGGAAGCAGCAACCGCGCATCCGCACTGGTCAGCAGGATCGCCGCGCCGATCAGATAGGCCAGCGAATAGGATATCGCATCGAATGCCTGAAAAACGACCTCCCCCGCGGCCGGCGGGGTCTGCATGATCCGGTTCGCAATGCGGCCTGCGAAATCGTTCTCGAACCATCCCACCGATTGCCGAAGCACCTGCCGGTGCGCACGCCAGCGGATCAGCGTCCCGAAATTCGGCAGGATCGTGTTGTTGATCAGCGCCACATCCAGCCCCTGAAGCACCGGACGCAGAAACACGATGAACAACCCCACGAGGATCAGTTCGGTGCCATAGGTCTCCCACATCTCATCGGGGCCCTTGTCGAGCACGTCAACCACGCGCCCCATGTAGTAGATCAAGCCGATCTCGATCGCGGCGACGACAAGGGACATGAACGCGGTCAGCGCGAAAACCCGTTTGAACGGCTGGCTGTACCCGCGAAAGAACGGCCACAGCTTTCGCGGGGGACGATCCTCTTGGGGATAGTCCACATATGGGTCGATCAGATTTTCGAAGAATCGGAACATCGTGCACCTCAAACCGTATGCAAATGCACTTAACCCGAGGGATCGGGTATTGACCATGCCAGTCGCGAGGCGGTGCTAGAGATCTAGCAGTTCCTTGCGGGTCAGCGTGAAGTCGGAGGCGATCCAAAGGGCTTCGAGCCGCGCAAGCTCTGCCCCCAGCGCGGGTCCGGTGAAGGCGGGCATCAGATCCTGCGCAGACACGGGAAAGACCTGCCCGGCAGCTGCCGAAATCCGCGGCGGGATCGTTGGATCCGGCAGGGTTTCCGAAAGCGCGCAGGCAAAAAGATAGCTTTGCAGGGCAACGTCTTCGCCATGGCGGTATGCAGTCTCTAACAAGGGCATACCAGACTCTACAACACTCGCGATCCGGTCCAGCTTGCGGGCCTCCGCACGGCTGAGGCGCAGGCGATCCGCTGCGTCCGTGGCGCCCAGCGCGAAAAGGCGCCCGAGGGCATCGGGCAGCAGGCCAAGATGCGCCTCCGCCGCTATGACGAGAAGAAGAAGCTTGATGTCAGCACCCGGCAGGATGACCGGCAGAACCCCTGTCTGCTGCATCCCCGCCATCGCTACAGACGGATCAGGGGCAGACAGCAGCTTGCGCACCTCGGCCCCTGTCCGCTCGGCCGAAAGTGTCTCTAACCCGGACAGATTAGACCCTATCGCAGCCAAGGCATCCGGATCGAGCCCCTCATCGTCATCACCGTACCAGGCATGGAAACGGAAATAGCGCAGCGTCCGCAGATAATCCTCACGGATCCGGCGATCCGCATCTTCGATAAACCGCACACGCCGCGCGCGCAGGTCGCCCAGACCGCCGAGCGGATCGACAACAACACCGTCAGGATCGGCATAAAGCGCGTTCATCGTGAAATCGCGCCGCCGCGCGTCATCGTGAAGGTCGGTCGAAAACGCGACCGTGGCATGGCGGCCGTTCGTCGCGACATCACGTCGGAATGTCGTCACCTCGAACCCTGTACCGCCGGAGACAACCGTGACCGTTCCGTGATCCAGACCCGTCGGGACGGCCTTCAATTTCGCGGCCTCGACCAAGGCGATCACCTGATCCGGGGTCGCTGCGGTTGCGATATCCACGTCGCTGACGGGCTGCCCCAGCAGCGCGTTGCGCACGCAGCCGCCGACATAGAGCACCTCGTGCCCGCCCGCCGCAATCGCCGCACAGACAGCGCGCGCGGACGGATCGTCGAGCCAAGGTGCGCTGGCGGAGGTCAGTCTGGGGATTTCAGTGTTTCGGTC
Above is a genomic segment from Sulfitobacter sp. HNIBRBA3233 containing:
- a CDS encoding CAP domain-containing protein; this translates as MIRLVPALFACVIALAACQPAAPTIGADGKPLPRAYKITAREASQIQFRMLDSVNALRNAAGLTSVELNSNLNAAAATHSRDMQVQNRPWHFGSDGSSPLDRVQRVGYTGELVGEVISETYETELETLGAWMAQPDTKRILMAPDARDMGFSWYQEDNGKIWWTLVLGKPATSTFNAAS
- a CDS encoding L,D-transpeptidase family protein — encoded protein: MKRRHLMMGGAAALSLGACSSAPSKFRRYTGPEVTAIVVNKQERRMFLLHEDKVLDRYQIRLGFAPEGHKQYEGDGRTPEGLYRIDRRNPNSRFHLSLGISYPNSEDVARARALGKSPGGDIFIHGQKHPLRRDRDDWTWGCIAVDNEQIEKIYAMVGDGTPIAIRP
- a CDS encoding class I SAM-dependent RNA methyltransferase, with translation MSEHLIERLGLYGDGIAEGPVFAPMTLPGERVTGTLEGTTLRDIKIDQPSAERVAPPCRHFRSCGGCTLQHASDGLVAAWKTGVVTQSLAAQGLRTEVRPILTSPAQSRRRASFAARRTKKGALVGFHGRASDTVVEIPDCKLLHPDLMKALPLAEALALAGASRKTALSVTVTTARGGLDVQVDGGKPLDGPLRQTLAALCENHGIARLTWEDEVIAQRTPPMQRFGPAEVPFPPGAFIQATAHAEASLLAAVEEAVGDADRIVDLFAGCGTFALPLATRATVHAVEGDAAMLAALDKGWRLAKGVKTVTHVARDLFRRPLLPDEFKTYDAAVIDPPRAGAEAQTAELARAGLARIAFVSCNPVTFARDAAVLVAAGYTLDWVQPVDQFRWSPHIELAAQFSLA
- a CDS encoding ABC transporter ATP-binding protein, with the translated sequence MINAFRPADGPPPQTLGAFMRWCLSGAWPALGLAAALSAIAGALEAGTALFLGWVIDAAVASGPDGFFDGSNALLIAGAIGFFLVARPLFFGLSAASNAIIVQPNVNPLVLSRLHRWSLGQNISFFDDDFAGRIAQKQMQAARAVTDVASEVINVVAFALASLVGSVLLLGGINWWVAAGLAVWLCLYFGLIRWFLPRIRKRSAARAGARAMVSGQVVDTITNIKTVKLFAHDDHEDRAALGAMETFRGNALKFGYLAAGFRFALMSLAGILPVLLIGATILLWQRGMASAGDIAAAGAISIRIAQMTGWVSFTLMAIYANIGEVEDGMRTLTPRVRLEDGADAQPLEGRGGEVRIEGLKFSYGRDSGGIEGIDLTIAAGEKLGVVGASGAGKSTLVALLLRLYEAEKGRILIDGQDIRSITQESLRKSIAMVTQETAMFNRSARDNILYGRPEASEEELIAAAKQAEAHEFIQNLHDHKGRTGYDAHLGERGVKLSGGQRQRIALARAIIKDAPILILDEATSALDSEVEASIQSALERVMEGKTVMAIAHRLSTLKEMDRIIVLEQGRIVEAGSHEALLANGGLYAQYWERQSGGFLDLQAAE
- a CDS encoding ABC transporter ATP-binding protein; this encodes MFRFFENLIDPYVDYPQEDRPPRKLWPFFRGYSQPFKRVFALTAFMSLVVAAIEIGLIYYMGRVVDVLDKGPDEMWETYGTELILVGLFIVFLRPVLQGLDVALINNTILPNFGTLIRWRAHRQVLRQSVGWFENDFAGRIANRIMQTPPAAGEVVFQAFDAISYSLAYLIGAAILLTSADARLLLPLVIWFGLYLLLTRWALSRIGPASKAASDARSAVTGRVVDAYTNIHSVKMFAHHDREERYAKEAIEEARRTFQIEQRIFTTMDMVLVALNGLLIVGVVGLALALWLHGQASVGTVAAATTLTLRLNSMTAWIMWALSAFFRQLGVVAEGMETIAQPITLVDHQQAKPLQITEGRIEIEGLTHHYGRRSGGLEGIDLSIAPGQKIGLVGRSGAGKSTLVKLLLRFYDAEQGRILIDGQDITRVTQDSLRRQIGMVQQDSALLHRSVHENILYGRPEATSDDVIAAAREAQAHDFIEGLADPEGNTGYASRVGERGVKLSGGQRQRITLARVILKDAPILLLDEATSALDSEVEAAIQETLYQMMEGKTVIAIAHRLSTIAQMDRILVLDEGRIVEDGSHDALLARGGLYAQFWARQSGGFLNADDDADEAP
- a CDS encoding CCA tRNA nucleotidyltransferase, with protein sequence MDRNTEIPRLTSASAPWLDDPSARAVCAAIAAGGHEVLYVGGCVRNALLGQPVSDVDIATAATPDQVIALVEAAKLKAVPTGLDHGTVTVVSGGTGFEVTTFRRDVATNGRHATVAFSTDLHDDARRRDFTMNALYADPDGVVVDPLGGLGDLRARRVRFIEDADRRIREDYLRTLRYFRFHAWYGDDDEGLDPDALAAIGSNLSGLETLSAERTGAEVRKLLSAPDPSVAMAGMQQTGVLPVILPGADIKLLLLVIAAEAHLGLLPDALGRLFALGATDAADRLRLSRAEARKLDRIASVVESGMPLLETAYRHGEDVALQSYLFACALSETLPDPTIPPRISAAAGQVFPVSAQDLMPAFTGPALGAELARLEALWIASDFTLTRKELLDL